In Tenacibaculum pacificus, a single window of DNA contains:
- a CDS encoding formate--tetrahydrofolate ligase, with amino-acid sequence MKHLSDIEIAQAKKLKHIKYIATKLNIVEDDLEMYGKYKAKLPLHLIDEQKIAQNNLVLVTALTPTPAGEGKTTVSIGLTEGLNKIGKQATVVLREPSLGPVFGIKGGAAGGGYSQVLPMEDINLHFTGDFNAIEKANNLLAALIDNNLQSKTNNLNIDPRTILWKRVIDMNDRALRQITIGLGGTANGIPREDGFNITPASEVMAILCMSLNFEDLKARLANIFIGFTFDKKPVFARDLKAQDAMAILLKDAIKPNLVQTLEENPAIIHGGPFANIAQGTNTIIATKMGLSLSNYVVTEAGFGADLGAEKFLNIKSQYAGLNPKCVVLVATVRALRHHGGVQKEAYNTPNIVCVQDGFKNLEKHIENIRKFNIEPVVAINSFISDSEEEVNFVIEACAKLGVEAVVSEGWAKGGQGTKELAKAVVNVVENKATQFKPLYNWKSPVKEKIATIAKEIYGAVGVTYDKKAELNLRRINRLGFNDFAVCMAKTQKSFSDDDKLIGRPEGFTVHIREIEIAAGAQFIIPVLGKMMRMPGLPATPASENMTIDNNGVISGLS; translated from the coding sequence ATAAAACATTTAAGTGATATTGAGATAGCACAAGCAAAAAAACTAAAGCATATTAAATATATTGCAACAAAACTGAACATAGTAGAAGACGATTTAGAAATGTATGGAAAATATAAAGCGAAGCTTCCTTTACATTTAATTGATGAACAAAAAATAGCACAAAACAACTTAGTTTTGGTTACTGCTTTAACACCAACACCTGCAGGAGAAGGTAAAACTACTGTTTCTATTGGTTTAACTGAAGGATTAAATAAAATTGGCAAACAAGCAACTGTTGTATTACGAGAACCATCTTTAGGACCTGTTTTTGGAATAAAAGGAGGAGCCGCTGGTGGCGGATATTCACAAGTTCTTCCGATGGAAGATATTAATTTACATTTTACAGGTGATTTTAATGCTATTGAAAAGGCTAATAATTTATTAGCTGCTTTGATTGATAATAATTTACAGAGTAAAACTAATAATTTAAATATCGATCCTCGTACTATTTTATGGAAACGAGTAATTGATATGAACGACCGTGCGTTGCGTCAAATAACTATTGGTTTAGGGGGTACAGCAAATGGTATCCCTCGTGAAGATGGCTTTAATATTACTCCGGCATCCGAAGTAATGGCAATACTTTGTATGTCGCTAAACTTTGAAGATTTAAAAGCTAGATTAGCAAATATATTTATCGGTTTTACTTTTGATAAAAAGCCTGTTTTTGCACGTGATTTAAAAGCACAAGATGCGATGGCTATTTTATTAAAAGATGCAATAAAACCAAATTTAGTACAAACATTAGAGGAAAATCCAGCAATTATTCACGGAGGTCCTTTTGCAAATATTGCCCAAGGAACAAACACTATTATTGCTACAAAAATGGGTTTGTCATTATCTAATTATGTAGTAACAGAAGCAGGTTTTGGAGCTGATTTAGGAGCAGAGAAATTTTTAAATATTAAATCACAATATGCAGGTTTAAATCCTAAATGTGTGGTTTTAGTCGCTACTGTTAGAGCATTACGTCATCATGGAGGTGTACAGAAAGAAGCATATAATACGCCAAATATAGTATGTGTTCAAGATGGATTTAAAAACCTTGAAAAGCATATAGAAAATATTCGTAAGTTTAACATTGAGCCAGTAGTAGCGATTAATTCATTTATTTCAGATTCTGAAGAAGAAGTGAATTTTGTTATTGAAGCTTGTGCTAAATTAGGAGTTGAAGCAGTTGTTTCAGAAGGATGGGCAAAAGGAGGTCAAGGAACTAAGGAATTAGCAAAAGCTGTGGTAAATGTTGTTGAAAATAAGGCAACACAATTTAAGCCTTTATACAATTGGAAAAGTCCTGTGAAAGAAAAAATAGCAACAATTGCTAAAGAAATTTACGGAGCAGTAGGAGTAACCTATGATAAAAAAGCAGAATTAAATTTACGTAGAATTAATCGATTAGGATTTAATGATTTTGCAGTTTGTATGGCAAAAACACAAAAATCTTTTTCTGATGATGATAAATTAATAGGAAGACCTGAAGGTTTTACGGTACATATTCGGGAAATTGAAATAGCAGCTGGTGCACAATTTATAATTCCTGTATTAGGAAAAATGATGCGTATGCCAGGTTTACCAGCAACACCTGCATCAGAAAATATGACTATTGATAATAATGGTGTAATTTCAGGATTATCTTAA
- a CDS encoding DUF58 domain-containing protein: protein MIDLNTTSSEIKNLELLAKQVVEGFITGIHKSPFHGFSVEFSEHKLYNKGESTRHIDWKLFAKTEKLYIKKYEEETNLRCHIIIDNSASMHYPIVKSQSIDNLNKIGFSVVAAASLMEILKKQRDAVGLSIYSDSYEYYAPEKGSERHRKMLLNQLDNLLVSTSKATTETYQYLREIAENIHRRSLIFLFTDMLQTTKNEEELFDALRHLKFNKHEVILFHTYDKKTELLFDFDNTPKNFVDIETGEEINLHPDNIQKEYTELSSLFFKNLKNKCLQYKIDYIPVDINEGYDKILTTYIVSRQKKMK from the coding sequence ATGATTGACCTAAATACTACTTCTTCAGAAATAAAAAACCTTGAATTACTTGCAAAACAAGTTGTAGAAGGTTTTATTACAGGAATACACAAAAGTCCGTTTCATGGTTTTTCTGTAGAGTTTTCAGAACATAAGCTATATAATAAAGGCGAAAGTACCCGTCATATAGATTGGAAACTATTTGCTAAAACCGAAAAACTTTACATAAAAAAATACGAAGAAGAAACAAATTTAAGGTGTCATATTATTATTGATAATTCGGCATCGATGCACTACCCTATTGTTAAAAGTCAATCAATTGATAATTTAAATAAAATTGGTTTTTCGGTAGTTGCTGCTGCTTCTTTGATGGAAATATTAAAAAAACAACGAGATGCAGTCGGTTTAAGTATCTATTCTGATAGCTACGAATACTACGCTCCTGAAAAAGGAAGCGAACGTCATCGTAAAATGTTATTGAATCAATTAGATAATTTATTAGTCTCAACATCTAAGGCTACAACAGAAACTTATCAATATTTACGTGAAATAGCAGAAAACATACATCGTCGTTCTTTGATTTTTTTATTTACTGATATGCTTCAAACAACAAAAAATGAAGAAGAACTTTTTGATGCTTTAAGGCATTTAAAATTCAATAAACATGAAGTAATTTTGTTTCATACCTATGATAAAAAAACAGAATTGTTATTTGATTTTGATAATACTCCGAAAAACTTTGTAGATATTGAAACAGGAGAAGAAATAAATTTACATCCTGATAACATTCAAAAAGAATATACAGAACTCAGTAGTTTGTTTTTCAAAAACCTAAAAAACAAATGCTTACAATATAAAATTGATTATATCCCAGTAGATATTAATGAAGGATATGATAAAATATTAACAACTTATATTGTTAGCAGACAAAAAAAAATGAAATAA
- the thrS gene encoding threonine--tRNA ligase — protein MIKITLPDGSIKEFEVNSTSMDVAKSISEGFARNVISANFNGTTVETTTPLTTDGSLILYTFNDNDGKKAFWHSSAHVLAQAILTFHPDAKLTIGPAIDNGFYYDIDLGERVISEKDFSAIEKKFLELARGKREFKLRSISKADALAYYKEAGNQYKVELIENLTDGDITFCDHSDFTDLCRGGHVPNTGIIKAIKVMNVAGAYWRGDEKNNQLTRIYGISFPKQKMLTEYLELLEEAKKRDHRKLGKELELFTFSQKVGAGLPLWLPKGAALRGRLEDFLKKAQKKAGYEMVMTPHIGQKELYVTSGHYEKYGADSFQAIKTPKMEEEFLLKPMNCPHHCEVYNFKPHSYKDLPKRFAEFGTVYRYEQSGELHGLTRVRGFTQDDAHIFCTPEQLDQEFKDVIDLVLYVFKSLGFKDFTAQVSVRDMNNPDKYIGDVKTWEIAEQAIINAATDKGLAFIVEEGEAAFYGPKLDFMVKDALGRSWQLGTIQVDYNLPKRFELTYKGADNQLHEPVMIHRAPFGSMERFIAVLLEHTGGNFPLWLTPEQVILLPISDKYEIYTKKVLTLLENSEIRALVDSRSEKTGRKIRDAEVSKIPFMVIIGEKEEQDGTVSVRKHGEGDIGTFTIAEFIELIQNEVNKTLVPFGN, from the coding sequence ATGATTAAAATTACACTACCCGACGGGAGTATTAAAGAATTTGAAGTAAATAGCACATCAATGGATGTTGCCAAAAGTATAAGCGAAGGTTTTGCTAGAAATGTGATTTCTGCAAATTTTAATGGTACAACCGTTGAAACCACTACCCCACTTACCACTGATGGTTCTTTAATATTATATACTTTTAATGATAATGACGGAAAGAAAGCATTTTGGCATTCTTCTGCTCACGTATTAGCACAAGCTATTTTAACCTTTCATCCTGATGCTAAATTAACAATTGGTCCTGCAATTGATAATGGTTTTTATTATGATATCGATTTAGGAGAACGTGTTATTTCTGAAAAAGATTTTTCTGCTATTGAGAAGAAATTTTTAGAATTAGCTCGTGGAAAGCGTGAATTTAAATTGCGTTCTATCTCTAAAGCGGATGCTTTAGCTTACTATAAAGAAGCTGGAAATCAATATAAAGTAGAGTTAATTGAAAATTTAACTGACGGAGATATTACTTTTTGTGATCATAGTGATTTTACAGATTTATGTAGAGGTGGTCATGTTCCTAACACAGGAATCATCAAAGCAATTAAGGTGATGAACGTTGCCGGTGCTTATTGGAGAGGTGATGAAAAAAACAATCAATTAACACGTATTTACGGAATTTCTTTTCCAAAACAAAAAATGCTTACCGAGTATTTAGAGTTATTAGAAGAAGCTAAAAAACGTGATCATAGAAAATTAGGAAAAGAATTAGAGCTTTTTACATTTTCACAAAAAGTTGGTGCTGGTTTACCTTTATGGTTACCTAAAGGAGCTGCACTTAGAGGTCGTTTAGAAGATTTCTTAAAGAAAGCACAAAAGAAGGCTGGATATGAAATGGTGATGACACCTCATATTGGGCAAAAAGAATTATACGTTACTTCTGGGCATTATGAAAAATATGGTGCTGATAGTTTTCAAGCAATAAAAACTCCTAAAATGGAGGAAGAATTTTTATTGAAACCGATGAACTGTCCTCATCACTGTGAGGTTTATAATTTTAAACCACATTCATATAAAGATTTACCAAAACGTTTTGCTGAATTCGGAACAGTTTACAGATATGAACAAAGTGGTGAATTACACGGATTAACTCGTGTAAGAGGTTTTACTCAAGATGATGCACATATTTTCTGTACACCAGAACAATTAGATCAAGAATTTAAAGATGTAATTGATTTAGTACTTTATGTATTTAAATCTTTAGGTTTTAAAGATTTTACAGCTCAAGTTTCTGTTAGAGACATGAACAACCCTGATAAGTATATTGGAGATGTTAAAACATGGGAAATTGCAGAACAAGCTATTATTAATGCAGCTACCGATAAAGGCTTAGCTTTTATAGTTGAAGAAGGTGAAGCAGCATTTTATGGACCTAAATTAGACTTCATGGTGAAGGATGCTTTAGGCAGAAGTTGGCAGTTAGGAACCATTCAAGTGGACTATAACTTACCTAAAAGGTTCGAATTAACCTATAAAGGAGCCGATAATCAATTACACGAACCAGTAATGATTCACAGAGCACCTTTTGGATCTATGGAGCGTTTTATCGCTGTGTTATTGGAGCATACAGGAGGAAATTTCCCTCTTTGGTTAACTCCTGAGCAGGTTATCTTATTGCCAATCAGTGATAAATATGAAATATATACTAAAAAAGTTTTAACTTTGTTAGAAAATTCCGAAATTCGCGCCCTGGTAGATAGCCGAAGTGAGAAGACAGGAAGAAAGATTCGTGATGCAGAAGTGAGCAAAATTCCATTTATGGTTATTATAGGCGAAAAAGAAGAGCAAGACGGAACAGTATCTGTAAGAAAACACGGTGAAGGAGATATTGGAACATTCACTATCGCTGAATTTATTGAGTTAATACAAAACGAAGTTAACAAAACATTAGTTCCTTTTGGAAACTAA
- a CDS encoding adenylate kinase, giving the protein MKITKLHDLYFKEFISSDEIASIVKTLAKQVKADLPKNEVPLFIGILNGCFVFTADFLREYKGDCEISFIKLASYEGTTSTEKVKNLIGINEDLTNRTVIILEDIIDTGNTLQEIYEIFKTKQLKELKIVTLFYKPDVYRKELSINYIGKSIEDKFIVGYGLDYKGYGRNLPAIYQLTTQPKMTNIVLFGPPGAGKGTQADLLKERYNLVHISTGDVFRFNIKNETELGLLAKTYMDDGNLVPDEVTINMLKAEVEKNTEANGFIFDGFPRTQSQAEALEAFLSEKNERINGMVALEVPEDLLVERLLERGKTSGRTDDTDESKIRNRFNEYNTKTAILKDFYQEQGNYYGINGVGSIEEITQRLSEVFDTL; this is encoded by the coding sequence ATGAAAATCACAAAACTTCACGATTTATATTTTAAAGAGTTTATTTCTTCAGATGAAATAGCTAGTATTGTTAAAACATTAGCAAAACAAGTAAAAGCCGATTTACCAAAAAATGAAGTTCCTTTATTTATCGGAATTTTAAACGGATGCTTTGTTTTTACTGCAGATTTTTTACGTGAATATAAAGGTGACTGTGAAATAAGTTTTATAAAGTTGGCTTCTTACGAAGGAACAACTTCTACTGAAAAAGTAAAAAACCTTATTGGTATCAACGAAGATTTAACAAACAGAACTGTTATTATTTTAGAAGATATCATTGATACAGGAAATACTTTGCAGGAAATTTATGAGATTTTTAAAACAAAACAATTAAAAGAATTAAAAATAGTAACACTTTTTTACAAACCTGATGTGTATCGAAAAGAACTATCAATAAATTATATCGGAAAAAGTATTGAAGATAAATTTATTGTCGGTTACGGTTTAGATTATAAAGGTTATGGACGAAATTTGCCAGCTATTTATCAATTAACAACACAACCCAAAATGACAAACATCGTATTATTCGGACCTCCAGGAGCAGGTAAAGGAACGCAAGCAGATTTATTAAAAGAGAGATATAACTTAGTTCATATTTCTACCGGAGATGTTTTCCGTTTTAATATCAAAAATGAAACTGAATTAGGTTTACTTGCTAAAACGTATATGGATGACGGAAATTTAGTTCCTGATGAAGTAACTATTAATATGCTTAAAGCCGAAGTTGAAAAAAATACTGAAGCTAACGGGTTTATTTTTGATGGTTTTCCAAGAACTCAATCGCAAGCAGAAGCTTTAGAAGCTTTTTTAAGTGAAAAAAACGAACGTATTAACGGAATGGTAGCTTTAGAAGTTCCTGAAGATTTATTAGTTGAACGTTTATTAGAAAGAGGAAAAACTAGCGGAAGAACAGATGATACTGACGAAAGTAAAATCAGAAACCGCTTTAACGAATACAATACTAAAACAGCTATTTTAAAAGATTTTTATCAAGAACAAGGTAATTATTACGGTATAAACGGTGTTGGATCTATAGAAGAGATTACACAACGTTTATCAGAAGTATTTGATACATTATAA
- the rpmI gene encoding 50S ribosomal protein L35 codes for MPKIKTKSSAKKRFKITGSGKIKRKHAFKSHILTKKSKKRKLALRHATLVHKSDVANIKQQLVLR; via the coding sequence ATGCCTAAAATTAAAACAAAATCTAGTGCCAAGAAACGTTTCAAAATAACAGGTTCTGGTAAGATAAAAAGAAAGCACGCTTTTAAAAGCCACATCTTAACAAAGAAGTCTAAAAAACGTAAACTTGCTTTAAGACATGCAACATTAGTACACAAATCTGATGTAGCAAATATTAAGCAACAATTAGTTTTAAGATAA
- the infC gene encoding translation initiation factor IF-3: protein MKEDQHRINEKIRYVDEVRLVGENIEVGVYPLEKAKEMAIEQELDLVEISPKAVPPVCKIIDYKKFLYEQKKRDKALKSKATKVIVKEIRFGPQTDEHDYEFKKKHAIKFLQDGAKLKAFVFFKGRSIVFKEQGQILLLKLAQELEEYGKVEQMPKLEGKRMIMFIAPKKAK, encoded by the coding sequence ATTAAAGAAGATCAACATAGAATTAATGAAAAAATTAGATATGTTGATGAAGTTCGTCTTGTAGGCGAAAACATCGAAGTTGGTGTTTATCCTTTAGAAAAAGCCAAAGAAATGGCAATTGAACAAGAGTTAGATTTAGTTGAAATTTCACCTAAAGCAGTACCTCCTGTTTGTAAAATTATTGATTATAAAAAGTTTTTATACGAACAAAAAAAACGTGATAAAGCTTTAAAATCAAAGGCAACAAAAGTTATTGTAAAAGAGATTCGTTTCGGACCTCAGACTGATGAGCATGATTATGAGTTTAAAAAGAAACATGCTATTAAGTTTTTACAAGACGGTGCAAAATTAAAAGCATTTGTTTTCTTCAAAGGGCGTTCAATTGTTTTTAAGGAACAAGGACAGATTTTATTATTAAAATTAGCTCAAGAATTAGAAGAATACGGTAAAGTAGAACAAATGCCAAAATTAGAAGGGAAACGTATGATTATGTTTATTGCGCCTAAAAAGGCTAAATAA
- the secDF gene encoding protein translocase subunit SecDF, translating into MQNKGLIKLFAILFGLVSLYQLSFTFFANKVEDSAKVYAKENAKSNSGRELAKFERKYLDSVANDEVVNLGVAKYTYNDIKEREMNLGLDLKGGINAILQVSVKDILVALANNSENTVFRTALAKASEAQKDSQENYLDLFLTQFETASNGKVKLSDPEIFGTKALRDREVILFNDNNEKVKLALQQEINTSINTSFEVLRSRIDKFGVTQPSIQRIGNSGRIQIELPGAKDIERVTKLITSTAELQFWEVYTNAEVQNFFFTANARVAELLKDNTVTATTEVKDTTKTDDIDDLLGESTESTKKADTQKNLFTYLYPNVAQNQQQMSSLVAQAKVQDTAQVNSLLADKSVRALLPANLKYVKFLWDYKAQKSADGTAEIIGLYAIKSNRNDKATIDGDVIADANQDFDQMSKPVVSMLMNGTGTKKWAKMTGDNVGKFVAVVLDNYVYTAPVVNGAITGGSTQISGGTMTVEEAQDISTVLKAGKLPAPARIIQAEVVGPSLGQESIDASIWSFGLAILLILGWMLLYYGKAGLYANIALLVNILFIFGWLASYNAVLTLPGIAGIILTIGMSVDANVIIFERIKEALKGGQTLETAVDEGFSFKGALSAIIDANITTFLTGVILFIFGTGPIKGFAYTLMLGIATSLFTAIFITRLFIDKSVEKGTALPFNTNISKNWFQNINIEFLKKRKLAYIISGFFILAGLISIFTLGLKQGVDFKGGRSYVVRFDQPMNATEVASSLKNAFGAAPEVKTYGSDNQLKITTAFKIDEEGSEVDDSVQNSLFTGLKSYLGTTSYEDFKPGFEKAGSGIMSYMKVEPTIADDIKKSALWAVIGSLIVVFLYILLRFRKIAFSIGAVAAVFHDVLVVLGVFSICYKFTPFDMEIGQSFIAAILTVVGYSLNDTVVIFDRIREYAGSSKNFTADLVNKALSSTLGRTINTSLTTLLVMLAIFFFGGDSIKGFMFALIVGVVVGTYSSLFVATPIMFDTSKEEEEKQEDKIQETV; encoded by the coding sequence ATGCAAAACAAAGGTCTTATTAAATTATTTGCTATCCTTTTTGGATTAGTAAGCTTGTACCAATTGTCGTTTACATTTTTTGCTAATAAAGTAGAAGATAGCGCTAAAGTATATGCAAAGGAAAACGCTAAAAGCAACAGCGGTAGGGAGTTAGCTAAATTCGAAAGAAAATATCTGGATAGCGTCGCAAATGATGAAGTTGTAAATTTAGGGGTAGCTAAATATACTTACAACGACATTAAGGAGCGTGAAATGAATCTTGGTTTAGACTTAAAAGGAGGTATTAATGCTATTTTACAAGTATCTGTAAAAGATATCTTAGTTGCTTTAGCTAATAACTCAGAAAACACTGTTTTTAGAACTGCTTTAGCAAAAGCTAGTGAAGCTCAAAAAGACAGTCAAGAAAACTACTTAGACTTATTTTTAACGCAATTTGAAACTGCTAGTAACGGAAAAGTTAAATTAAGTGATCCTGAAATTTTTGGAACAAAAGCTTTACGTGATCGTGAAGTAATTTTATTTAACGATAATAACGAAAAAGTAAAATTAGCTTTACAACAAGAAATTAATACTTCTATTAATACTTCTTTCGAAGTATTACGTAGCCGTATTGATAAATTTGGTGTAACACAACCAAGTATTCAACGTATCGGAAACTCTGGAAGAATTCAAATTGAATTACCAGGTGCTAAAGATATTGAGCGTGTTACTAAATTAATTACTAGTACTGCTGAATTACAGTTTTGGGAAGTATATACAAATGCTGAAGTTCAAAACTTTTTCTTTACTGCAAATGCAAGAGTTGCTGAATTATTAAAAGATAATACAGTAACTGCTACAACAGAGGTTAAAGACACTACAAAAACAGATGATATTGATGATTTATTAGGAGAATCTACTGAATCTACAAAAAAAGCTGATACTCAAAAGAACTTATTTACTTATTTATATCCTAATGTAGCTCAAAATCAACAACAAATGAGCTCGTTAGTTGCACAAGCTAAAGTTCAAGATACTGCACAAGTAAATAGCTTACTTGCTGATAAATCTGTAAGAGCTTTATTACCTGCAAATTTAAAATATGTTAAATTTTTATGGGATTATAAAGCACAAAAAAGTGCTGATGGTACTGCTGAAATTATTGGATTATATGCAATAAAATCGAACAGAAATGATAAAGCTACTATTGATGGAGATGTAATTGCTGATGCAAATCAAGATTTCGATCAAATGAGCAAGCCAGTTGTATCTATGTTAATGAACGGTACAGGAACTAAAAAATGGGCAAAAATGACTGGCGATAACGTTGGTAAATTTGTTGCCGTTGTTTTAGATAACTACGTATATACAGCACCAGTTGTAAACGGAGCTATTACAGGAGGAAGTACTCAAATTTCTGGAGGAACAATGACTGTTGAAGAAGCTCAAGATATTTCAACAGTATTAAAAGCTGGTAAATTACCTGCTCCTGCAAGAATTATTCAAGCAGAAGTTGTTGGACCATCATTAGGTCAAGAATCTATTGACGCAAGTATTTGGTCATTCGGATTAGCTATTTTATTAATATTAGGTTGGATGCTTTTATACTACGGTAAAGCGGGTCTTTATGCAAACATTGCCTTATTAGTAAACATTTTATTTATCTTCGGATGGTTAGCTTCATATAATGCAGTTTTAACTTTACCTGGTATTGCTGGTATTATTTTAACAATCGGTATGTCGGTAGATGCGAATGTTATTATTTTTGAAAGAATTAAAGAAGCCTTAAAAGGTGGACAAACTTTAGAAACTGCCGTTGATGAAGGATTTAGTTTTAAAGGAGCTTTATCTGCTATTATCGATGCAAATATTACAACATTCTTAACAGGTGTTATTTTATTTATCTTCGGAACAGGACCAATTAAAGGTTTCGCCTACACTTTAATGTTAGGTATTGCAACATCTTTATTTACTGCAATTTTTATCACTCGTTTATTTATTGATAAATCTGTTGAAAAAGGAACTGCTTTACCTTTTAACACAAATATCTCTAAAAACTGGTTTCAAAATATAAACATTGAATTTTTAAAGAAACGTAAGTTAGCTTACATTATTTCTGGATTCTTTATTTTAGCTGGATTAATATCAATCTTTACTTTAGGTTTAAAACAAGGAGTTGATTTTAAAGGAGGTCGTTCTTATGTTGTTCGTTTTGATCAGCCAATGAATGCAACTGAGGTTGCTTCTAGTTTAAAAAATGCTTTTGGAGCTGCTCCTGAAGTTAAAACTTACGGTTCAGATAATCAATTAAAAATAACAACAGCTTTTAAAATTGATGAAGAAGGTAGTGAAGTTGATGATTCAGTTCAAAACTCATTATTTACAGGATTAAAATCTTACTTAGGAACTACTTCTTATGAAGACTTTAAACCAGGATTCGAAAAAGCAGGTAGCGGAATTATGAGCTACATGAAAGTAGAACCAACAATTGCTGATGATATTAAAAAATCAGCTTTATGGGCGGTAATCGGTTCATTAATTGTTGTTTTCTTATATATTTTATTACGTTTTAGAAAAATAGCTTTCTCTATTGGTGCAGTAGCAGCAGTATTTCATGATGTATTAGTTGTATTAGGTGTATTTTCTATCTGTTATAAATTCACGCCTTTTGATATGGAAATAGGACAATCATTTATTGCAGCAATTTTAACAGTAGTTGGATACTCGTTAAATGATACCGTGGTAATTTTTGATAGAATTAGAGAGTATGCAGGAAGCAGTAAAAACTTTACAGCTGATTTAGTTAACAAAGCATTAAGTAGTACTTTAGGTAGAACAATAAATACCTCTTTAACTACATTATTAGTAATGTTAGCAATTTTCTTCTTTGGAGGAGACAGTATTAAAGGATTTATGTTCGCATTAATCGTAGGTGTGGTTGTAGGTACGTATTCATCTTTATTCGTAGCAACACCAATTATGTTTGATACTTCTAAAGAAGAAGAGGAAAAACAAGAAGATAAAATTCAAGAAACAGTATAA
- the trxA gene encoding thioredoxin, whose product MALEITDANFEELVLKSDKPVLVDFWAAWCGPCRMVGPIVDEIHSEYEGKAVVGKVDVDNNQEFAAKYGVRNIPTVLVFKNGEVVDKQVGAAPKKAYTDKIDAAL is encoded by the coding sequence ATGGCATTAGAAATTACAGATGCAAACTTTGAAGAGTTAGTATTAAAATCAGACAAACCAGTATTAGTTGATTTTTGGGCAGCGTGGTGTGGACCTTGTAGAATGGTAGGACCTATTGTTGATGAAATTCATTCTGAATACGAAGGAAAAGCTGTTGTTGGTAAAGTTGATGTTGATAACAACCAAGAATTTGCTGCTAAATATGGTGTAAGAAATATTCCTACAGTATTAGTATTTAAAAATGGTGAAGTTGTAGACAAACAAGTTGGTGCAGCTCCTAAAAAAGCATATACTGATAAAATTGATGCTGCTTTATAA
- the obgE gene encoding GTPase ObgE has product MTEGNFVDYIKIYASSGKGGRGSVHLHREKYITKGGPDGGDGGRGGHIILRGDKSMWTLFHLKFKRHFRAEPGGDGSASRSTGHDAKDIIVPVPLGTIIRDADTDEILYEVSKHDQDVVLLEGGKGGLGNWHFKSSTNQAPRYAQPGIDGTDGWFRIELKLLADVGLVGFPNAGKSTLLSVITAAKPKIADYAFTTLKPNLGIVEHRNHKSFVVADIPGIIEGAAEGKGLGHYFLRHIERNSTLLFLIPADSDNIKKEYEILLNELRKHNPELLDKDRLLAISKADMLDDELKEEIKKDLPEGIDALFISSVAQLGLQELKDKLWDMLN; this is encoded by the coding sequence ATGACTGAAGGAAATTTTGTTGACTATATAAAAATCTACGCATCTTCTGGTAAAGGAGGTCGAGGGTCTGTACATTTACATCGTGAAAAGTATATTACAAAAGGTGGTCCTGACGGAGGTGACGGTGGTCGTGGAGGTCACATCATTTTGCGTGGTGATAAAAGTATGTGGACACTTTTTCATTTAAAATTTAAACGTCATTTTAGAGCTGAACCAGGTGGTGACGGAAGTGCAAGTCGTAGTACTGGGCATGATGCAAAAGACATTATTGTTCCTGTACCATTAGGAACTATTATTCGTGATGCCGATACTGATGAAATTTTATATGAAGTTTCAAAACATGATCAGGATGTGGTATTGTTAGAAGGTGGAAAAGGTGGTTTAGGAAACTGGCACTTTAAATCTTCAACAAATCAAGCACCTCGTTACGCACAACCAGGTATTGATGGTACAGATGGTTGGTTTCGTATTGAGCTTAAATTATTAGCTGATGTTGGTTTAGTTGGTTTCCCTAATGCTGGAAAATCTACTTTATTATCAGTAATAACAGCTGCAAAACCGAAAATTGCAGATTACGCTTTTACAACCCTAAAACCAAACTTAGGAATTGTAGAACACCGTAATCATAAAAGTTTTGTAGTTGCTGATATTCCTGGAATTATTGAAGGAGCTGCCGAAGGAAAAGGATTAGGACATTATTTTTTACGTCATATTGAACGTAACTCTACCCTATTATTTTTAATTCCTGCGGATAGTGATAATATCAAAAAAGAATATGAAATTCTATTAAACGAATTACGTAAACATAATCCTGAATTATTAGATAAAGATCGTTTATTAGCTATTTCTAAAGCAGATATGCTAGATGACGAATTAAAAGAAGAAATTAAAAAAGATTTACCTGAAGGTATTGATGCCTTATTTATCTCTTCTGTAGCTCAATTAGGTTTACAAGAATTGAAAGATAAATTATGGGATATGTTGAATTAA